A section of the Bacillota bacterium genome encodes:
- a CDS encoding RNA ligase, with protein sequence MAVFRDIVQPYLDRGLVTCQRHPDWPDLAIFNYTPRCEFGRCWDNVTRICRGLVVDLAQDRVVARPFPKFFGLWELPALGINLPPGDPEVTVKLDGVLGISYRTPDGVLRWATRGSFVSPQSKVAERMWEGRREPPRGLTLLCEIIHPETRVVIPYDFEDLVLVGAVETETGRDLDWEELARVARDVGLRVVERVPLDLEGAVAQAEKMHAGSGEGFVLRWRGGFRVKVKARDYVEAHRVLLRLESQRNLAEAWERGEVRPLLEKLPDGAALAARVAELDLLYRRVLDTCAAFFEARRNLSPKEYALQVQAQLPAWLWPVAFAVRRGVAEAEPAARRAATRRWLTEAGREPA encoded by the coding sequence ATGGCAGTGTTCCGGGACATCGTGCAGCCGTATCTCGACCGCGGTTTGGTGACCTGTCAGCGCCACCCAGACTGGCCGGACCTGGCCATTTTCAATTACACGCCCAGGTGTGAGTTCGGGCGGTGCTGGGACAACGTGACACGGATCTGCCGGGGCCTCGTGGTCGACCTGGCGCAGGACCGCGTGGTCGCCCGGCCGTTTCCCAAGTTCTTCGGGTTGTGGGAGCTGCCGGCGCTCGGTATCAACCTGCCGCCCGGGGATCCCGAGGTGACCGTCAAGCTCGACGGTGTCCTGGGTATTTCGTACCGCACGCCGGATGGGGTGCTGCGCTGGGCCACCAGGGGCTCGTTCGTGTCGCCGCAGTCAAAGGTGGCGGAGCGCATGTGGGAGGGGCGGCGGGAACCGCCACGTGGACTGACGCTGCTCTGCGAGATCATTCACCCGGAGACGCGGGTGGTGATCCCGTATGACTTCGAGGATCTTGTCCTCGTGGGAGCGGTGGAGACCGAGACCGGCCGCGACCTGGACTGGGAGGAGCTCGCGCGGGTGGCGCGTGATGTCGGGCTCCGCGTGGTGGAGCGGGTGCCGCTGGACCTTGAAGGGGCGGTGGCCCAGGCTGAGAAAATGCACGCGGGCTCGGGGGAGGGCTTTGTCCTGCGCTGGCGGGGCGGCTTCAGAGTCAAGGTGAAGGCCCGCGACTACGTCGAGGCGCACCGGGTGCTACTGAGGCTAGAGTCACAGCGCAACCTGGCCGAGGCCTGGGAACGCGGCGAGGTGCGGCCCCTGCTCGAGAAGCTGCCGGACGGTGCGGCTCTGGCCGCCCGCGTGGCGGAGCTTGACCTCCTGTACCGGCGGGTACTGGACACCTGCGCGGCCTTCTTCGAGGCTAGGCGCAACCTATCCCCGAAAGAGTACGCTCTGCAGGTACAGGCCCAGCTGCCGGCATGGCTCTGGCCGGTGGCCTTCGCGGTCAGGCGGGGCGTGGCGGAGGCGGAGCCCGCAGCCAGGCGGGCTGCGACGAGGAGGTGGTTGACCGAGGCCGGCCGGGAACCGGCCTGA